CTTAACGATTATCGTTATAATTACGGTATTCAGGTTTGCTGAATAATTGGCTTACAGTACCGGGGTCGCCATGAATCTACAGGATGTCTCACTCTTTCTTGTCATAACCGAAACAGGCAGCCTTACCCAGGCGGCGAAACGACAGGGGGTATCCGCCATGGCTGTTTCAAGGCGTCTTGCATCCCTGGAACATGAACTCGGGACGCGTCTTTTGCAGAGGACGACCCGCTCGGTTTCATTAACGCAGGAAGGGATGGAATTCTTGCCCTATGCCCGGGCGCTCATCGATGCAGAGGCAGGTGCCCGGGCGTTATTTTCCCCATCAACCCAGGGCGCGGCTGGACTGTTGCGGATCACTGCGCCATCAGGGTTCGGGCGCCGTAATATTTTACCTTTCGTTCCTGAACTGTTAGCAGACAATCCAGAGCTCAGCATCGACCTTCAGTTAAGTGAAGATGTGGTTGATATTGTCGGAAGAGGGATCGACGTAGCCATACGTATCGCACCGTTAAAGGACTCCACGCTGATAGCACGCAAAATTGTAGATAATCCCCGCGTGCTCTGTGCATCCCCCGGGTACCTGAAAATGAATGAAAAACCCCAGTTCACCGGCGATTTAATGAAGCACAATTGCCTGCGGCTCAGCAGTGTTCCACATTGGCTGTTCGAACGTGATGGCAATGCTATCAGGGTCGGTGTCGATGGACGCTTCATCTCCGATAATGTTGAAGGGGTACGAGAGCTCTGCGTTCAGGGGCTGGGCATTGCTCAACTTACCCGATGGGACGTTATGAAAGAAATTCGGGACGGTGCACTTGTTGAGATTGAATTATCGGATGCCAGCCCCCAGGCTTTATCAGTCTGGGCGGTACTCCCCACAACGCGTTACCTTCCCCTTCGGGTCAGCACTTTTATTGAGAAACTAAAATCATCGCTGAACGGCGGTGCCGGGGGGCGCTTCGCTTGCCCGGCCTACGGATTGTTTTCCCGGGCAATAGTGTGAGATGTCATCTGAGAACCACTCTCGAGCCGTCGAATTGCCGGCACCAGGCTCGCCCCCGCCGTGGCAATCACCACCGCAACGGCAGAAACCAGCAGCACGTTGCTGGTGCCGTACTCAATTGCCAGCGGGCCTGCGATAAGCTCGCCGAAGGGAATGGCGACGAAAGACCCCACCGCATCATAGGCATAGACCCGGGCCAGCTTGTCCTGCGGGATATGAGTTTGCAGCGCCTGGGCCCAGGCGACACCGAACAGGCCAAAGGTCACGCCAGCAATAAAAAACGCGGCCATCAGCCACGGGGTGGCCGCAAGCTGGCTCAGCATGAACGGGGGTAAGGCGCAAAACGACACCAGCAGCACCCCGATAAAGAGGTCGCGGCGCGGGCGCCAGCGCAGCGCGAGGGAAGATCCCACAATCAGCCCCAGGCTCTGGGCTGCAATAATCATTCCCCAGTGTGCACGTCCAAAGGAGGCATCCGCAATCACCGGCCCGAGGACCATCATCACGCCGCTGAAGGCGGCATTAATAATGGTGAACTGCACGACGATAGCCCACACCCAGGCCCGGCTGGCGAACTCTTTCCACCCCTCTTTCAGGTCCTGCAGGATATTGCTTTGGGTTGAACCGACTTCACGTGGCGAGACGCGGATTAAATAATAGAGCGGCGCGGCGGCGGCGAAGCCCAGCGCATCAATGGCCAGCCCCCAGCCGGGCCCGACGGCGCTTATCAGAATGCCCCCCAGCGAAGCGCCGATCACCGTTCCACCGTAAATACCGGCCTGCAGAAAGGCGTTGGCTTCACGTAGATTGCGGGCGGGAACCGTCTGAGGAATGAGCGCGGAAGAGGCCGGTAAGGCAATCCCGGCGGCAGCGCCGTTCAGGGCACCGAGCAAGGCCAGTCCGATCGCCGTGGCGGAACCGTCCAGCACCGACCAGGCCACAATCGCCTGCGAAATGGCCGCAACCAGGGAAGATGAAACCAACACCCGACTGCGGGAATAGCGGTCCGCCAACACTCCGCCCAGCAGCAGGAACAGCACGTTGAAGATCGACCGGGAGGCAACAACGATACCCAAATCAGAGACCGATCCCCCCGATATCCAGCACCGCAAAAGCCAGTGCGATGGGGGCGATACCATTGCCCAGCACGGTGAGAAAACGGGCGGCAAACAGATAGCGAAAAGCGGAAAAGTGAAAGGCACGAACGTTTTTATTAGATGTTTTCATCGGTTCAATAGCAGCAGGATCGGGAATCTGAGTATATAGGAACAGCGTTTCAAAAACATCCGGTCGCGGTTAAACCGCCACATGATGGCTGGTCAGCGCGCCATTAACGTAGCGGTGGATCATCAGTCCCGGCGTGTTCTCTACGGGTGGAACCTTATCGCTGCCAAACCACACCGGATTGGCCGGGCACACGGAGGCACAAATATGCGCCGGAATGCCCGCAAACATTCCTGCTACCGGTCTGTGAACGTGTCCGGAAGCAATGGCGAGCGGTCTGTTCTCTGCGCTGCGGAGAAGATCTTCCAGACCATCCAGCCCTCTGCACCGGGACTCATCCAGGGTCGGTATTCCGGAGGCAAAGACATGATGATGCAGAAACAGCATTGAAGGCGTCGCGTCGACCCGGGTAAGCGCTTTCTCCAGCCAGCCCAGATGGTCCGTTACGGAGCCATAAGCCTGCCCTTCCACCGTTGAATCGAGACCAATCAGACGCAGACCGTCAGCCTCATAAACGGCATGCAGCGCACCGTCACAGGCGTCCTTCGCCCACGAGTTCTCTCCCCATACTGCACGCATCAGATGGCGATCGTCGGAATTACCCGGCAGTATGATGGAAGGATAATGCTGCTGACGCAGGCGGGCGGCGATCTGTTGGTACCCCTCAAGCCAGCCATCGTCGGTTAAATCCCCGGAAAGCACCAGCACGTCCGGTTGCAGCTGTGCCAGCCACCCGAGCACCCGGTCAAAGCGGGCCAGATGATCATTGTCAGGGGCGGCATGAATATCGGAAACCTGGGCTATCAACATTCCGTTTTCCTCAGGATTGGAAGCCCGTCAGGGCGCTTGCTGGCCCCCTGCTTTTCTTGTACCCTTCCCCGCTTTAAACCCCTTGCCAGATAATAAAAGGATGCCTGTGACTGCTCACCCTTCGAAAGATCCTTTGCATGGCGTCACGCTAGAGATGCAGGTCAATGCCCTGGTGGCGCGTTACGGCTGGGCGCAGCTGGGAAAGCTGATAAAAATCAACTGCTTTAACAGCGATCCCAGCGTCAAATCCAGCCTCAAGTTTTTGCGGCGTACTCCCTGGGCCCGCGCCGAAGTCGAAGCCCTGTACCTGGACTCGCTGGAGGATCCCGCGCCAGCAAAAGCGGACGACGAGACCACCAGCCCGTGGGACAGAGCGCGGGCTAACAAGTAACGCCGCTTTATGGCCGCCGTAACAGCACGATACTGCGGCCTGGCAGCGGAAAATCAGTATCCGGGATCACCGCCTGCCCCAGATGTTCATCCCCGGCAGTACTCAGCTCCAGCACCCAACCCTCTTTACCGCTTTCCGGGATACGGAACGGCACCGCCCCTTCGTACGGGTTGATCAGCAGCAGCACCTCATGCCAGATCCCCTTTTGCCCATGCAGATCGGCCCGGGTGAGATGGAGCCCCAGCGTGGTGCCCTCGTCCCAGTGCTCTGGCAGCTGTAGCCCACCGCCGGCATTGAACCAGGTGATCTCCATCCCGTCACGCCAGCTCTCGCGGTGCAGCAGCGGCTGGCTGGCACGCAGCTTGATCAGATGCCGGGTAAAATTGCGCAGCGCCTCGGCGCTTTCCGGGAGATTCTCCCAGTGTACCCAGCTAATCTCACTGTCCTGACAGTAGCCGTTGTTATTCCCCAACTGGCTCCGGCCAAACTCATCCCCGGCCAGCAGCATCGGCGTGCCGTGGGAGAAGAGCAGCGTGGTGAGGAAGTTACGTTTCTGCTGTTCGCGCAGGGCGTTGATCTGCTCGTCGTCGGTGGGACCTTCAACACCATAATTCGATGACCGGTTATCATTGTGGCCGTCGTTATTATCCTCGCCGTTGGCCTCGTTGTGCTTCTCATTGAACGAGACCAGATCGTTGAGGGTAAAACCGTCGTGGGCGGTAATAAAGTTAATGCTGGCCCACGGGCGACGCCCGCGCTGGTCATACAGATCCCCGGAGCCGAGCAGCCGCGCGGCAAAATCGGAGGAGACGTTATCCCCGCGCCAGTATTCCCGCACGGTGTCGCGATACTTGTCATTCCACTCGCCCCAGCCCGGCGGGAAGCCCCCCACCTGATAGCCGCCGGGGCCAATATCCCAGGGCTCGCCGATCAGTTTCAGCTTCGAGAGAAGCGGATCCTGCATCATGGCATCGAAAAAGCCGCCGCGCTGGTCGAACCCTTCCGGCTCGCGTCCGAGGATGGTGCCGAGGTCAAAGCGGAAGCCGTCGATATGCATCGACTCGGCCCAGTAACGCAGGGAGTCCATCACCATCTGCAGCACCCGTGGGTGCGAGGTATTCACCGTATTGCCGGTGCCGGTATCGTTCACATAGTAGCGATGCTGGCCGGCAATGGTGCGGTAGTAGGAGAAGTTGTCGATTCCCTTGAACGACAGCGTTGGGCCCAGCTCGTTGCCCTCGGCGGTGTGGTTATAGACCACGTCGAGGATCACCTCAATACCGGCATCGTGGAAGGCGCGCACCATGTCGCGGAACCCCTGAATGCCGTTCGGGCCGCCATAGCGCGACGCCGGGGAGAAGAAGTTCAGGGTGTTATAGCCCCAGAAGTTTTTCAGCCCCCGCTCGAGCAGATGCTGATCGTCCGGGAACGCATGCACCGGCAGCAGCTCAACGGAGGTGACGCCGAGGCTTTTGATGTAGTCCACCGTGGCTTTATGCCCCATCCCCTCAAAGGTGCCCCGCAGTTCAGGCGGGATCGCCGGGTTGAGCTGGGTAAAGCCCTTCACGTGGGTTTCATACAGGATGGTGCTGGACCACGGCACCGCCGGGCGATGTGGATCCTGCCCGTCGAACACCCGCGGGTCGATGACCCGACATTTTGGGGTATAGGGCGCGCTGTCCCGGGTATCAAAGCTGAGATCGAGATCGTCATGCCCCAGCTCATAGCCAAAATGGGAAGGGTTCCAGATAAGCTCCCCGGTCAGCGCCCTCGCATAGGGGTCAATCAACAGCTTATGCGGGTTAAAACGGTGCCCGTTTTCCGGATCGTAAGGGCCATACACGCGATAGCCGTACAGCGCGCCCGGTTTCAGATCCGGGACATAGCCATGCCAGACTTCGTCGGTGTACTCCGGTAACTCCAGGCGGGCAATTTCAGTTTTACCACTCGGGTCAAACAGACACAGCTCAACGCGTTCGGCGCAGGCCGAAAAAAGGGCGAAATTCACCCCTTTGTCATCGTAGTTGGCACCCAGGGGATAACTCTGCCCAGCCTGGATTTCATAGATTTTGTCAAATGCCATAAAGTCTCTCCCTCGAACAGTAATAATCATTAGCCGCGGGCCAGTAACACCCGCCAGCAATCCTGTGCATCACTCAATTGCAGGCTTTCGCCTAAGACCAGGGTTTCACCGCTGAAGCAGTCCTGATAGCTGCGCCCGGCGAGACCGGGCGGAAGAACCACCTCAGTCTGGCCCCACAGGGCCGCACCGGTAACCGGGAACGCCTGCGCGGCGTTGGCCAGCGCCAGCCGCGGTGCCACCACAATCAGCACGTCATCATCATCCACGCGGGCAAAGGCAATGGCCTTATCCGCCCGCTCACCGCGGGTGAGCAGCGCCATATAGCTGCCCAGACGGAACAGTGCCGGTTTGCGCTGGCGCAGATGGAGCAGCGTGCGGGTGACGGAGAGCTTCAGCTGCCCGTCCAGCCAGCTCGCCTCGCGGGCGGCAATCTGCCGATCCGCCGTCTCCAGCTGCTGACGTAGCTGGTCAAAATCGGGTTCGCGACGGTTATCAGGATCGACGAGGCTAAAGTTGAGCCCCTCGCTGCCCTGATAAACATCCGGCACGCCCGGGGCGGTGAGTTTGATCACCGTCTGGCTCAGGCTGTTCACCAGCCCGGCGCGGATAAACGGACGCAGCGAGGTGCTGAAGTCTTGCAGGAAATCCTGATTCTCCGGCGACAGCAGATGGCGGGCGTACTCCAGCACCACCGTTTCATAGGCTTCGTTGCTGTCCACCCAGTCGGTGCGCAGCTTGGCCTCGCGCAGTGCCTTCTCCACAAAGGCCAGGAAACGCTCCTCCAGCGCGTTCAGCCCCGCCGCATCCTGCGGATCCAGCTCCGGCGGCCAGACGCCCGCCAGCGCCTGATATAGCATCCAGGTGTCGGCAGCGCGCGGTGCCGTACCATCATTCAGAAAACGCACGTGGGTCTGGTTCAGCTGCTGCCAGCGGGTCACGCACTCTGCCCACACCTCCGGCGCTTCGGTCAGGCTGTAAAGCCGGGCGCGGGCATCTTCCCCGCGCTTGGTGTCGTGGGTCGAGGTGCCGGAGAGCGCATCCGGCTGACGATCCCGCCGTGCGGTCATCTCGGTGTGGAAACGCGTCAGCGAGAAGGCGCGCGGCACCGGCTCGGCACCCACTTCATTGAGGGCCAGATCCATGTGCTGGCGGAAGAACAGCGTATCCTCCACCGATTTCGCCATCAGCGGCCCGGTCAGCTGCTGAAAACGGGTGCGGAAATGGGTGGCGGTATCGCGGGCCTCCTCAGAGACCTCACCGGTCAGAATGCGGACCAGCAGCGCGATGGCCTCGGGATCGGCGCTGACCGTCGACACCACGTGGTTCAGCAGCCGCACGTCCGCGGCAGACATCCCCTCCGCGGTGCCGTAGGTGCGGTATACCGGGAAGGCCACCAGCAGCTCGCGCAGGGCCAGCCGCAGGGACTCCTCTTCGATGGCTACGCCTTCGGTCTGCGCCAGATTTGCCGCCAGCTTCAGCAAGGTGGAAAACTCCCCGGCGAAGTTTCGGTCCACCATCAACAGCCGCGCGTCACGCAGCTCGGCGTCCATATCCACCGGGCGGCCCATCACTGTGTCATAGGCCTGGCGCAGGCCGTCGATTTTGTCGTCGTCGATCAGCACTTCTGACAGCGAGGCGATAAATTCGTAGCCGGTGGTGCCGGAGATCGGCCAGTCTTTAGGCAGGTTCTCGCCTTTACTGAGGATTTTCTCCACCGTGATATAGCAGTCGGGGCCCGCCTCCTGACGCAGACGCTGCAGATAGGCTCGCGGGTCGGCCAGCCCGTCCACGTGATCGATGCGCAGCCCGTCCACCGCGCCCGAACGCACCAGGTCGAGGATCAGCTTGTGGCTGTCATCAAACACCGCGTCGTCCTCAACCCGCACGCCCACCAGACCGGTGATCTCGAAAAAGCGTCGCCAGGAGAGATCGTTCGGGGCATCGCGCCAGCTGGTGAGCCGCCAAGGCTGCTGGTTATGCAGTCGGGTAATGGCCGCCGGATCGCGAAGGCTAAGCACCTCCTCTTCCCGCCCTTCCCAGCTTTCAGGGGTCAGAGGGTAGAAATTGTCGAAATAGGCCAGCGCCGGTTTACCGGTCTCAGGGTCGGGCTGGACAGTAATCTCGCCGTTCGCCAGCACGACGTCAAAGTCATCCCCGAGAAACGGCAGCGTCAGCCGGCGGGACCAGTCGATATCGAAATGACGGGCGTAGCGGCTCTTCTCCCCGTGCTCAATCACATCCCGCCACCAGCCGTTTTCCAGCGAGGTGGACATGTGGTTCGGCACAATATCGAGGATCAACCCCAGCCCGGCCGCCTTCAGGGCGCTGACCAGCCGTTCAAATCCGGCGCGGCCGCCGATAGCGGGGTCAATCTCGTTGGCATCGGTAACGTCATAACCGTGCGTCGAATCCCGGGCGGCAGTAAATATTGGCGAAGCATACAGATGGCTGATGCCGAGCTGTTGCAGATACGGCACCAGACTGGCGGCACGATCGAAGGTCATGCCGTTGCGAAACTGAATACGCCAGGTCGCTGTTGGGATCATCAGGTCGGTTCTCCTTGTGCAAAACGTACAATAACGGTGTTCGCGAGCAGTTCCGTGCGGCCTTCCGGCCAGGCAAACAGCGTTTCACCGGCTATATCGGGCATCGATTGTTCCTGGTCACCCGCATTGAGCGCCAGGGTCAGCGTGCCCTGTGTAAATGTCCAGCTCACTACCACACAGCCCGTGGCGGTTTTCAGCACCCTGCCGTTACCGCCCTGTGCCCCGGCCAGCAGCGGTACAATCGCCCGCTGGCGCAGCTGCAACAGCTGTTGGCTAAAGCGCAGCCAGCGCTGGCCGTCAGGTTGGTTGAGTTTGTCCCAGTCCAGTTTCGAACGGGCAAAAGTCTCCGGCGCGTTGGGATCCGGCACCGTCTCGTCGTGATCGCTGAACTCTTTCGCGCGGCCTTCCCGCACCGCGCGCGCCAGATCCCCGTGGAAATCGGTAAAGAACAGGAACGGTTGGGTTTCACCAAACTCCTCGCCCATAAACATCAGCGGGATATGCGGAGACAGCAGCAGCGCGGCCATCAGTACCCGGGTGCGTTCTTCCCCAATCAGGCTTAACAGACGATCCCCCCTGAGCACGATTACCTACCTGATCGTGATTCTGGATGAAATCGACGAAGGCCACTGGCGGTTGAGCGATACTTTTCACTCCCCGTGGCTCTCCGGTCTGCGGGGAACGTTCCCCCCTGATAAGAAAAGCCCTCAGCGAGCGCCCGTGCCACCCAGTTTTCTGGTTTTTCAGCAAAATCCTGGTACCAGGCGTGGGTTTCTCCGCTGGCCATCACGTGTACAGCGTTATGCAGATCGTCATTCCACTCCCCGGTAAACAGCGGCACGCTGCCATCCTCCTCACGCGGATGGAGAAACACCACGTTGCGGCTGTCTTCAGTGGTGAGATGCACCGGCCGGTCGGTGATGGCGGCGCGGATGCGGGTGGCGATCTCAATCAGCACGTGGGTGTCGGAGGTATCCTCAATCTGATCGATGGCGTCAAAGCGCAGGCCGTCGAAACGAAACTCCGTCAGCCAGTACAGCGGCGCATCGACTATAAACTGACGCACCGGCGCGAGATCGTAAGCGATGCCGTTCCCCCAAGGGGTCATGCGTTCCGGATGGAAAAAGTCCGGGGCCAGTTTCGGCAGATAGTTACCCTCGGGCCCGAAATGGTTAAGCACAATATCCAGCACCACCGACAGACCGAGGCCGTGAGCGGTATCAACAAAGGCTTTCAGCTCGTCCGGCGTGCCGTAGGCGCTGTGCGGGGCATACAGCAGGACGCCGTCGTAGCCCCAGCCGCGATTCCCCCCCGGACTGGGAGAGCGGCATCAGCTCAATCATGGTGATGCCGAGCGAGGCCAGATACGGCAGTTTGTCGGCGGCCGCGCGGAAGGTGCCTTCCGGGGTAAAGGTCCCGATATGCAGCTCGTAGACCACGCTCTCTTCCCAGGGTCGGCCCTGCCAGTGGGTGTTGCGCCAGACATAGCTGTGAGGATCGCAGACCAGCGACGGGCCGTTGACATCACTTTGCTGGGCGCGGGAGGCCGGATCGGGCACCGCAGTGCCGTCGGGCAGGATAAAGCTGTAGGCTGAACCGGGGGCAACGTTGTTAACCGTCAGTTCAAATCCGCCGTCACCGGTCGGGTGCATCGGCAGTGTTTCGTCGTTCAGGCGCAGGGCAATTTGCTGCTGACCGCTGGCCCACAGATGAAAGCGAACGCTGTTCGCATCGCTGTACTCACAACCCCAATACCTAATAGATTTAGCAGTCATTCCACCACCTCGTTTGACCCATGATCCTCGGGTTGCCTGGCGTTTATCGCGAAGCAGAGGGAAAAAGAGAAAATGCGCTGACGTGATGCAGCGCATGAACATCAAGCATAGACCAGGAAAATTAATGTGAGATGGGTCACTGCGAAGGGTGTGGTCGAGATAACTATTGGACACTGTCGGCTCCCTCTCCCTTGAGGGAGAGGGCTGGGGTGAGGGGGGAACCGACGACACCGGTGCAACATGCCGGGTGGCGGCTACGCCTTACCCGGCCTACGAAAAGGTGCGGTCTGTGTTGCCGGGTGGCGGCTGCGCCTTACCCGGCCTACGAAAAGGGTGCGGTTTGTGTTGCCGGGTGGCGGCTGCGCCTTACCCGGCCTACGAAAAGGGTGCGGTCTGTGTTGCCGGGTGGCGGCTGCGCCTTACCCGGCCTACAGAAACGTAGGCCCGTGCAAGCGCAGCGCCGCCGGGCAGAAACGTCTACGGGAGTGAATTATGCCGGTTCCGGCAGTCTGAAGCTGGCGATGCTCTGGGTCAGGTGTTTCGCCTGCTCTTCCAGCGAGGCGGCTGCGGCCGCGGACTCCTGCACCAGGGCGGCGTTTTGCTGGGTCACACCGTCCATCTCGGTCACGGCCTGGCCGACCTGGCCGATACCACGGCTCTGCTCTTCCGAGGCCACCGAGATCTGCTCCATCAGCGTGTTTACTTTATTGACCGAGTTGATGATGGCGTGAATCACCTCCCCTGAACGATTCACCAGCTGCGAACCGTTTTTCACGCTCAAAACCGACTGGGCAATCAGGTTTTCGATATCCTTCGCCGCCACGGCACTCTTCTGCGCCAGGGTACGAACTTCGGTTGCCACCACCGCAAAACCGCGCCCCTGGGTACCGGCACGAGCGGCTTCTACCGCGGCGTTCAGCGCCAGAATATTGGTCTGGAAGGCGATACTGTTGATCACGCTGGTAATATCTTCGATACGCTGGGAGTTGGCGGCGATGGTGTTCATGGTCTCGATCACTTCGCGGGTCACCGCCTCGCCGGTGCGGGCATTGTTCACCGCATCCTGCACCAGCTTACCGGCCTGGTGCACGTTGTCGGTGTTATTGGCGACGGTGGCGCTCAGCTGCTCCATGCTGGCGGCGGTTTCCGTCAGGGCCGAGGCCTGCTGTTCGGTACGCGAGGCCAGATCGATGTTGCCGGAGGCAATCTCCTGCGAGGCATAATTGACGGTGCGGCAGGCTTCGCGCACCTGAGAGATGGTCTCCAGCAGGGCCAGACGCATCTGCTCCATCGAGCCCATCAGAAGATCGATTTCGCTGTTCGAGCCCGCCTTCTGCGGCACCGCTTCGGTCAGCTGACCGGCGGCGATCTGGCTGCAGTGCTCCCGCGCGAGGTTAATCGGGGCGAAGACAAACCGCTTCATCAGGACGCTCACCCCGATAATCACCACCACAAACAGCGCGGCAAAAGCGGCAATAATGATTAAGCCGGAGGCAAAGTGCGAACGCGCATCTTCGTTGAGCTGCTTCGCGTATTTCTGGTGCACAGAGAGCACCTGGTCGAGGACGATCTCATACTGACGATCGAGGCGGGAGATCTGCGGGATCAGGGCATCAAATTTTGCCGCGTCGTGCGCCGAGGCCGCGGCAATCAATGGCTCCAGCCCCTGATTACGGTAGGCGAGCCAGGCGTCGTCGTAATCCTTCACTAACGGGGCTTCATCCGCCAGACGCGGCGCGGCATTAAAGGCGGCAAACGCGCCATCCGCTTTGGTCAGGGCCAGCTTCACCGAATCCAGCTTCTCGGCGATACCGGCAGTGTCCCCGCTCTCCACCTGCTTCATGTACTCCATGACCCGCACCCGCAGGGTACGGCTGTGGTTAATGGGATCGATAATGGATAGCACCACCTGGATCTCTTTATTGACGTTATCCAGTGAATCATTACTTTTTATGGCCAGCCAGACGTTGGTTGCGGCACTGGCAACAAAGAAAAACAGCAGGGCAAGCAGAATGGCAAGGGACGACTTTTTAAGCGACATAACTACCTCAGAAATAAAACGGTCTGAAGTATTATCGGCATCCGCCCCTTAATATTGAATTAAAGTTATTTATTTATGAAGATAACAATAACAGCGTTAATAGGTATTTAAATCATCATATTGCACGGCAGGACCTTATATTTTTGACCCTGCCATAGATGGAAATTTTTTATCTCTTTTACGGCTAATTATTTGCGGGATAGTTAATCGCTTAAATAAACAGCATTAGTATATTGCGGCCAGTGAATTTCACCTACGCCGTTTAATTTTGGCCGGGCGAATAAAAAGCCCTGAAAACGCTTAATGCCTGCCGACTCCAGCCAGCACCACTCTTCGATTTTCTCGATGCCCTCGGCCACCAGCGCAATCTCCATGTCGGTGCAACAGCTGATGATCGACTTCACAATGGCCTGTTTCGGGCCGCTTAAGTGGATATCGCTGACAATCTCGCGATCGATTTTTAGTTTATCCGGCTGGAAACGGGTCAGCAGCGACAGCCCGGCATAGCCAGAGCCAAAATCATCAATCGCCAGACCAATCCCCGCCGCCCTTAACTGTTTGATAGCGCTGTTAAACTGGTTGAAGCCGGAGATCATCTCGTTTTCGGTAACCTCAATCACCACCTGCTCCGGCTGCAAACCGTGGGAGAGGATCTGGTCCATCAGATAATCGACGGCGCCGGGCACGTTGACCAGCGACATCGGCAGCAGGTTAATGGCGATTTTAAGGTCGCCAATGCCAATCTTCTCTGCCAGCGCAAAGGCGTAGGACTTGGTCAGCAGATCGACTTTGTACACGTTGTCCTGATCGAGGGCGTTAAAGAACCGCTCCGGGCTCCCGCCGTCGTTGCTGCGGATCAGCGCCTCCAGCGAGGAGATTTTCCCTTCGGTGGGTTCGACGATCGGCTGCAGGGCAAACTGGCAGACCTGGTTCTCAATCAGCCCGTTGATGGATTTGCCAAAAGGCGCATGCTCCGGGGCCAGCGTCCACTTATCCGGTCGAAAGCTGGACACCCCCCGGTGCTTTTTTCTGCTGGTGAATAAAAGTCTGAATAAATTTAAATACCCGGTCTTCCGCCGCCAGATAATTTTCCAGCTTGCTGTAGCGCAACACGGAGGAGCGCACCGATTTTGGCGTGTCGATACGCAGATCGAACAGCAGCATGCCGACGTTCTCGAAGCGTCGCCGTGGGCCGTAATCGCGCATTAGCTCTACCACGCTGTCATGGCGCTTGTCCTGGCGGATCTTCACAAACAACGTCTCAATAACCTCTTCAGATCCTTCAAGGATCTGCAGAAAATCGACGCCGTTAAACAGTAAAATGCCCGTGACATTCAGCGCGGCATTACTGTGTTTGGCCTTTTCAACCAGTGAAAGGAGGGATAACGATTTACAGGATGAATTTAACTGGCTTTTGTAAATGAGAGTAGTCAGCACAGCTATTGTTCCCGGGTCGATTGTTAGGCCTTATAAGCTATTGTTTAGCATAATTTACATTCGTCGACTAATAGTATTAAAGGGATATATCCGGAAAGAAGCGATTCGGCTCAAAAATAAACAAAGTGAATGTTTAATTCAGGCGGAGGTGAATGTGAAACGTACATTGCGGCTGCTGCTCTGTTTACCGGTGTACGCTCTTGCCGCTCCGTTGGTGCCGCCCGATGGCTTTACCCGACCGCTGCCGCGCACCGTTTCGGGCGGCTGCGTGCCCCTCCCCGCGCCCTTCACCGCCCCGCTGACCTTACGCAGTAAATATGAGGGGTCGGATAGCGCCCGCGCCACCCTAAATCCGCAGGCGGAACAGGCGTTTCGCGCCGCGTCTAAACCTGTCGTCGGCTTTGAGCGCGGGATCTCGGAGATGGTCTGGCGCTATAAACAGAGCGGGGATCCGCATACCCTGAACTGTATTCTCAACGGCT
This Leclercia sp. S52 DNA region includes the following protein-coding sequences:
- the treY gene encoding malto-oligosyltrehalose synthase; protein product: MIPTATWRIQFRNGMTFDRAASLVPYLQQLGISHLYASPIFTAARDSTHGYDVTDANEIDPAIGGRAGFERLVSALKAAGLGLILDIVPNHMSTSLENGWWRDVIEHGEKSRYARHFDIDWSRRLTLPFLGDDFDVVLANGEITVQPDPETGKPALAYFDNFYPLTPESWEGREEEVLSLRDPAAITRLHNQQPWRLTSWRDAPNDLSWRRFFEITGLVGVRVEDDAVFDDSHKLILDLVRSGAVDGLRIDHVDGLADPRAYLQRLRQEAGPDCYITVEKILSKGENLPKDWPISGTTGYEFIASLSEVLIDDDKIDGLRQAYDTVMGRPVDMDAELRDARLLMVDRNFAGEFSTLLKLAANLAQTEGVAIEEESLRLALRELLVAFPVYRTYGTAEGMSAADVRLLNHVVSTVSADPEAIALLVRILTGEVSEEARDTATHFRTRFQQLTGPLMAKSVEDTLFFRQHMDLALNEVGAEPVPRAFSLTRFHTEMTARRDRQPDALSGTSTHDTKRGEDARARLYSLTEAPEVWAECVTRWQQLNQTHVRFLNDGTAPRAADTWMLYQALAGVWPPELDPQDAAGLNALEERFLAFVEKALREAKLRTDWVDSNEAYETVVLEYARHLLSPENQDFLQDFSTSLRPFIRAGLVNSLSQTVIKLTAPGVPDVYQGSEGLNFSLVDPDNRREPDFDQLRQQLETADRQIAAREASWLDGQLKLSVTRTLLHLRQRKPALFRLGSYMALLTRGERADKAIAFARVDDDDVLIVVAPRLALANAAQAFPVTGAALWGQTEVVLPPGLAGRSYQDCFSGETLVLGESLQLSDAQDCWRVLLARG
- a CDS encoding methyl-accepting chemotaxis protein; translated protein: MSLKKSSLAILLALLFFFVASAATNVWLAIKSNDSLDNVNKEIQVVLSIIDPINHSRTLRVRVMEYMKQVESGDTAGIAEKLDSVKLALTKADGAFAAFNAAPRLADEAPLVKDYDDAWLAYRNQGLEPLIAAASAHDAAKFDALIPQISRLDRQYEIVLDQVLSVHQKYAKQLNEDARSHFASGLIIIAAFAALFVVVIIGVSVLMKRFVFAPINLAREHCSQIAAGQLTEAVPQKAGSNSEIDLLMGSMEQMRLALLETISQVREACRTVNYASQEIASGNIDLASRTEQQASALTETAASMEQLSATVANNTDNVHQAGKLVQDAVNNARTGEAVTREVIETMNTIAANSQRIEDITSVINSIAFQTNILALNAAVEAARAGTQGRGFAVVATEVRTLAQKSAVAAKDIENLIAQSVLSVKNGSQLVNRSGEVIHAIINSVNKVNTLMEQISVASEEQSRGIGQVGQAVTEMDGVTQQNAALVQESAAAAASLEEQAKHLTQSIASFRLPEPA